From the genome of Pseudomonas sp. FP453:
ACAATCATAAAGTACAGATAACCACCCGGAGTCACCCATCATGCGTCTCAAATATGCTGTCGCAACCCTCGCTGTGCTTTCCCTCCCTGTCGGTTCAGCCATGGCCGACAGTTTCTGGCGCAATGTCATCTCGTCGGGCGCCACTACTGGCTCGACGTACCTGACCTTCAAGGACCACAAGCTGGTGGTCGCTGCGCAAGATGACGCGGGCAGCTTTGTTGCCAGCGACGGCGGCATCCGCGGCCCGTACCTGGAAGCCGCGATGCAGAAAGTCCGCGCCGACAACCCTGGCCTGCAGGCCACGGACATGGAGCTGGCCAACGCCATCCTCGCGAAAAATGCCGTCACCGAGTAATACTCGGCCCATAAAAAATGCCGCTTTTAAGCGGCATTCTTATATTCGTTCTTACAGCCATCAGTGCTGATAACTACACATACATTCTGCTTTTCACCAACTGATCGAGATAGGTCCTGTCGTGACAGGCAGGGGCCAGATCACAAGCTATGGATTCCTTTTATACAAAGCGAATCACTGCCCATGCAAAAGCTTGTCTACGCAATACTTCTCGCGACATTCACAACCTCTCACGCGCAAGCAGAAAGCTGGTACGGGTCGGCAAAACTCAACAGCGCCCGCCAAAACCTCTCGAGTGCGTTACTGACCAGCCCCCGCGTCACCGAGCGAGTGCAAGCCCCCGATAGCACCAAGTCACTCGTCGCCTCGTTTGCAATGGGTTATGCCTTTACCGATGGCTGGCGTATGGAAGGGGAATACACGATGCCAAACAGCTCCGCGTTCAAATCCTACTGGGCGCCCTTCAATGCCAACGTCAACAACCTGCAGGTCAACAGCCAGCGCTTGATGCTCAATGGCTACAAAGACATTCCGATCAACCATTGGCTGTCGTTTTACGGCATGGCTGGGATGGGGGTTGCACGGATTGAAGCCAAGGGCTACCAAACCATTGATACCCGCCGTTTCGCCAATAACCGCCAGCATAATTTCGCCTACAGTGTGGGCATGGGCCTGGAGGCCAAGGCCAACGAACAACTCACCCTGGGCGCCGGATACCGATACGTCGCCATGGGCGATGTAGAAACCGGCTACAACACCTTCGCCAATCGAATAAATGCCCGGGATGAACAGCTCAAAGGCAAACTCAAGGAGCAGAATGTGTTTCTGGAGGCACGCTTGTCCTTCTGACTTGCCAAAGGGAATGCCGCTCATCAAGCGGCATTTCCATCGTCACCATGACGATTCATTCACGGGCGACAGGCTATATTCAGTCGAGCCGTGCAACCATGCCGGTTCTGATAAGCCTTTTCTCATCGCCAATCTGAAACGGATGCCTTCGTCGTCATGAGCCAACAGCCCTTCCTGCCGTTTTCCAAACCCACCATCGACGAAGCCACTATCTCGGCAGTCGGCGATGTACTGCGCTCGGGCTGGATCACCAGCGGGCCGAAAGTGCAGGCATTCGAAGCCCAGCTGTCGGAATATTTCGGCGGCCGGCCGGTGCGCACCTTCAACTCGGGCACCTGCACCATGGAGATCGCCCTGCGCATCGCCGGGATCGGCCCGGGCGATGAAGTCATCACCACGCCAATCTCCTGGGTCGCCACGGCCAATGTGATCCTGGAAGTGGGTGCTACGCCGGTGTTTGCCGATATCGACCCAGTCACCCGCAATATCGACCTGGCTCAGGTCGAAGCGGCAATCACGCCGCGCACCAAGGCAATCATCCCGGTTTACCTGGCTGGCCTGCCGCTGGATATGCCAATGCTTTACGCGCTGGCCAACAAGTACAACCTGCGCATCGTCGAAGACGCCGCCCAGGCCCTGGGCTCCAGCTGGGATGGCGAACGCATCGGTGCCACCGGGGATTTCGTGTCGTTCAGCTTCCAGGCGAACAAGAACATCACCTCTTCCGAGGGCGGCTGCCTGGTATTGAACAATGCCGAAGAAGCGCGCCTGGCCGAGAAGTATCGCCTGCAAGGCGTGACCCGCACCGGCTTCGACGGCCTGGATGTGGATGTGTTGGGCGGCAAGTTCAACATGACCGATATCGCGGCGGCGATCGGCCTGGGGCAGTTCGCCCATATCGAGAAGATCACCGCCCATCGCCAGAACCTGGCGCGGCATTACTTCGATTGCTTCGGCAGCGACTTCGAAGAACAGTACGGCGCACAACTGCCGCCGGCGGATTTCGAAAACAGCAACTGGCACCTGTTCCAACTGGTGCTGCCGGAGCGTCAGGACGGCCTGCCGGCCCGCGCCACCTTCATGGAACAGATGCAAGCCCACGGCGTCGGCATTGGCTATCACTACCCGCCGATCCACCTGCTCAGCCTTTATCGGGCACAGGGGTTCAAGGAAGGCATGTTCCCGGTGGCGGAAAAGGTTGGGCGTTTGATCGTGTCGTTGCCGATGTTCACGGCGATGACCGAGGCGGATGTGGAGCGGTCGGTGGCGGCAGTCAAAGCCGTACTGAAAGCGAACTGAAAACTCTGGCTCACCCCAATCAAATGTGGGAGCTGGCTTGCCTGCGATAGCATCACTGCGGTGTAACTAATACACCGAGGTATCTGCATCGCAGGCAATCCAGCTCCCACAGGGGTTACTGCTGTTTCTACTGCCAGCGTTTACTCGCCGATGGCAGCCTTGTAGCCAGCAGCATCCAGCAGTTTTTCCAGGTCAGCCGGGTTGCTTGGCTTGAGCTTGAAGATCCAGGCGCCATACGGATCGGAGTTCAGCAGCTCAGGCTCGCCGCTCAGGGCCTCGTTCACCGCAATCACTTCGCCAGCCACTGGCGAGTAGATATCCGAAGCGGCCTTCACCGACTCAACCACACCCGCCTGATCCGCTGCGGCAAACACGTTGCCCACTTCGGTCAGCTCGACAAACACCACATCCCCCAACGCTTCCTGGGCATGGTCGGAGATACCCACGGTCACGGTGCCGTCAGCTTCCAGACGGGCCCATTCGTGACTTTCGGCAAAACGCAGGTCGGCAGGGATATCGCTCATAGTCTGTGTCCTCAAGAAGTAATGTCAGCGGCCATTGGCCTGCCGGAAATAGGTTAGATCAAGGTTTTGCCATGGCGCACGAAGGTCGGCTTGACCACTCGAACCGGATACCACTTGCCGCGGATTTCCACTTCAGCCCGATCGGCCGTCGCCGTCGGTACACGCGCCAGGGCAATGGATTTGCTCAACGTAGGAGAGAAACTACCACTGGTGATCTCTCCTTCGCCAACATTGGCGATACGAACCACCTGGTGAGCGCGTAAAACCCCGCGTTCTTCCAGCACCAACCCGACCAATTTGAACTGCACGCCGGCCGCCAATTCAGCCTCCAGCGCGGCGCGGCCGATGAAGTTGCGCCCGGCAGGCTCCCAGGCAATGCTCCAGGCCATGTTGGCGGCGAGCGGGGAAACGTCCTGGTGGATGTCCTGGCCGTACAGGTTCATGCCGGCTTCAAGACGCAGGGTATCGCGGGCACCGAGGCCGATAGGAGAAATGCCGGCGCCCACCAGGTCGTTGAAAAAACCCGGGGCCTGATCGGCAGGCAACACAATCTCCAGGCCGTCTTCGCCGGTATAACCGGTGCGGGCGATAAACCAATCGCCATCGGCCAGGCCTTCGAACGGCTTGAGCTGGTGAATCAGGGCGCCGCGGGACTGGGTGACCAGCTCGGCGATCTTCTGCCGGGCATGAGGGCCCTGAATGGCGAGCATGGCCAACTCGGACCGCTCATTGAGCTGCACGTGGAAGCCGCCCAATTGCGCCTGCATCCAAGCCATGTCCTGGTCGCGGGTAGCGGCGTTGACCACCAGCCGGTAACCGGCGTCGGTACGGTAGACGATCATGTCGTCCACCACGCCGCCCTTGTCGTTGAGCATGGCGCTGTACAACGCACGGCCGCAGCCATGCAGACGCTCGACATCATTGGCCAGCAGGTGCTGGAGCCAATCCTTGGCCTGGGGGCCGCTGACATCGATCACGGTCATATGAGATACATCGAACACCCCGCAGTCGCGTCGCACCTGATGGTGTTCTTCAACTTGCGAGCCGTAATGCAGAGGCATATCCCAACCGCCAAAATCGACCATTTTCGCGCCGAGGGCGAGATGCAGGTCATACAGAGGCGTACGCTGTCCCATGGGTTTCTCCTTCCGGGCTTGGCGAAGGTGCGCAGCGTTGCCATATGCGCTGGATGCCTTGAGTTACAAGGCCTGTAGCCACATACCGCAACCCGACCAGAAAGACGGAGCGCACCGAATGCCGCGCATTGTAGCCGCAAGCCGTGGGCCTGGCACCTAAGCGATTTGTCGGGCAGAGCGCCGAATCAAGCCGATCACCGGCAGCAGGCCGACCAACACCAGCGTCAGCGCCGGCAATGACGCCCGCGCCCACTCGCCTTCGCTGGTCATTTCAAAGATCCGAACCGCCAGGGTGTCCCAGCCAAACGGGCGCATCAGCAAGGTCGCGGGCATTTCCTTGAGCACGTCGACGAACACCAGCAACGCCGCACTCAGCGTCCCCGGCAGCAACAGCGGCAGATACACTTTGCAAAACAGTCGCGGTCCACTCACCCCAAGGCTGCGGGCAGCTTCCGGCAACGACGGGCGGATGCGCGCCAGGCTGTTTTCCAGCGGCCCATAGGCCACCGCCAAAAAGCGCACCAGATACGCCAGCACCAGCGCCGACAGGCTGCCCAGCAGCAACGGCTTGCCCGCACCGCCCAACGAGCCGGACAGCGGCACCACCAGTTCGCGGTCCAGGTAGCTGAACGCCAACATGATCGACACCGCCAGCACCGAACCCGGCAAGGCATACCCGACGTTGGCCAGGCTGATGCCGGAGCGGATCGCCCGGGTCGGCGCCAGGCGGTTGGCGAACGCCAGCACCAGCGCCACGCTGACCGTGATCAACGCCGCGATACCGCCCAGGTAAAGGGTATGCACGATCAGGCCCGAATAGCGCTCATCCACGTCGAAACGGCCGCGCTGCCAGAACCAGGCGACCAGTTGCAGCATCGGGATGACAAACGCGCAGGCAAACACCAGACCACACCAACTGCTGGCTGCTGCGGCCTTGAAGCCGCGCAGGTGATACAGCGCCTTGCCCCGTGGCCGCTCATTACTCGGCCGACTGGCGCCCCGGGCCCGGCGCTCGCCGTACAGCACCAGCATCACCACCAGCAGCAACAGGCTGGCCAACTGCGCCGCACTCGACAGGCTGAAAAAACCGTACCAGGTTTTATAGATGGCAGTGGTGAAGGTATCGAAGTTGAACACCGAGACCGCACCGAAATCCGCCAGGGTCTCCATCAGCGCCAACGCCACACCCGCGCCGATCGCCGGCCGCGCCATGGGCAGGGCGACGCGCCAGAACGCTTGCCAAGGCGATTGCCCCAGCACCCGCGCGGCCTCCATCAGCCCTTTGCCCTGGGCGAGAAACGCGGTGCGCGCCAGCAGGTAGACGTAGGGATAGAACACCAGCACCAGGACAATGATCACACCGCTGGTGGAGCGCACACGCGGCAGGCGCAGGCCGCTGCCGAACCATTCGCGCAGGAGGGTTTGCACCGGACCGGCGAAGTCCAGCAGGCCGACAAACACAAAAGCCAGCACATAGGCCGGAATCGCGAAGGGCAGCATCAGCGCCCAATCCAGCCAGCGTCGCCCGGGGAATTCGCAGAGGCTGGTGAGCCAGGCCAGGCTGACGCCAAGCAAGGTCACGCCGACACCGACGCCGAGCACCAGGGTCAGGGTGTTGCCCAGCAGGCGCGGCATCTGGGTTTCCCAGAGGTGGGACCAGATTTGCGCATCGATGCTTTGCCAGGACAGCAACAGCACGCTCAGCGGCAGCAGCACCAGGGCGGCGACGGTGAAGACCGGCAGGTACCAGCGGCGTTGGGCGGGGTGGGCCAAGGAAAAGCTCTCAGAATAATGAAGGATTTGAAGCCGCCGTTAACAGATGTGGGAGCTGGCTTGCCTGCGATGCAGGCACCTCGGTGTATCAGTGATACCGAGGTGATGCTATCGCAGGCAAGCCAGCTCCCACACAAACCTGCTCCCACATTTGGAGCTGCGGTGTCCTACAGAGTGTACTTAGTTCCAGCCAGCGCGATCCATCAGGCGAATCGCCTCAGCCTGGCGCTTGCCCGCCACTTCCACCGGCAAGGTGTCCGCGACGAACTTGCCCCAGGTCGCCACTTCGGCCGACGGCGGTACCGCCGGGTTGGCCGGGAATTCCTGGTTCACGTCGGCAAAGATCTTCTGCGCCTCAGGCGTGGTCATCCACTCCACCAAGGCCTTGGCCGCTTCCGGGTGCGGTGCGTGCTTGGTCAGGCCGATGCCCGAGAGGTTCACATGCACGCCACGGTCGCCCTGGTTCGGCCAGAACAGCTTCACCGCCAGCTTCGGGTTCTGCTTGTGCAGGCGCCCGTAGTAGTAGGTGTTGACGATACCCACGTCGCATTGCCCGGCGTTGATGGCTTCGAGCACCGCAATGTCATCGGAGAACACGTCGGTGGACAGGTTGTTGACCCAACCCTTGACGATTTCTTCGGTCTTGGCCGCGCCATGGGTTTCGATCAGGGTGGCGGTCAGCGACTGGTTGTAGACCTTCTTGGCCGTGCGCAGGCACAGGCGACCTTCCCACTGCTTGTCGGCCAGGGCTTCGTAGGTGGTCAGGTCACCCGGTTTCACGCGGTCGGTGGAATAGGCGATGGTCCGCGCGCGCAGGCTCAGGCCAGTCCAGGCGTGGCTGGAGGAGCGGTATTGCAGGGGAATGTTCTTGTCGATCACCGGCGAGGTGAACGGTTGCAGGATGCCCATCTGCTCGGCCTGCCAGAGGTTGCCGGCATCGACGGTGAGCAGCAGGTCGGCGGTGGCGTTTTCGCCCTCGGCCTTGATGCGCTGCATCAGCGGGGCTTCCTTGTCGGTGATGAACTTCACCTGTACGCCGGTCTTCTGGGTGTAGGCGTCGAATACCGGCTTGATCAGTTCGTCGATGCGCGAGGAGTAGACCACCACTTCGTCGGCTGCCTGCACGGTGGTGCTGCCGATCAGGGTGAGTGCCAGGGCAGTCAGGAGGCGCTTGGGTGCCAACATGGGGGCGGTCTCTCATTTGCAAAAAGAGGGCAAATGATAAGGACTCACATTTGCTGGCGCTTGGTGGAGGCGTTACCAGATGTTGCATGAGTGGGATTTGTAGTGGGGCTGATGGCCTCATCGCGGGCAAGCCCGCTCCCACAGGGACTGTATTTCAAGGTCAGGGTTTGGCGAGGTCTGGGAGGTCGCCACTTAAACCCAACGCTTGACGCACAAACACCGCTTTAGCTTCGGGCATCTGGTCGACCATCTTCAGCCCGGCATTGCGCAACCAGCGCAGTGGCAGTTGGTCGGCCTGGAACAAGCGCTCAAAACCCTCCATCGCCGCCATCAACGCCAGGTTGTGCGGCATGCGCCGACGCTCATAACGGCTCAACACTTTCACATCCGCCAGGCGCTGGCCGCGTTCGTTGGCTGACAGCAGCACTTCGGCCAGTGTCGCCGCGTCGAGGAAGCCCAGGTTCACGCCCTGCCCCGCCAATGGGTGGATCACGTGGGCCGCGTCGCCGATCAACGCCAGGCCTTCGGCCACGTAGCGTTTGGCGTGGCGCTGGCGCAAGGGCACGCAGACGCGCGGGTCGGCGCTGATCACCGTGCCCAGGCGGCCTTCAAAGGCGCGCTCGAGTTCGCGACAGAAGCTCTCATCGTCCAGCGCCATCAGGCGTTCGGATTCAGCCGGTGTGGTGGACCAGACGATCGAACACCAGTCCTCCTGACCGTCCCGCACCAACGGCAAGAACGCCAGTGGGCCGGTGTCGGTAAAACGCTGCCAGGCTGTGCGCTGATGCGGTTGGCTGCTGCGCACGCTGGTGACGATGGCGTTGTGCAGGTAATCCCATTCACGGGTCGCGGTGCCGGTGAGGCGGCGCACGGCGGAGTTGGCGCCGTCGGCCGCCACCACCAGCGGCGCGCGCAAGGTGCGGCCGTCGGCCAGGGTCAGCAGCCAGTCGTCGCCGGAGCGGCGCATCTGTTCCAGGCGCGCATTGGCCAACAGGCCCAGGTCGCAGTCGTGCAAACGATCGAGCAAGGCGTCCTGGACCACACGGTTTTCGACGATATGCCCCAGCACTTCGGCATGCACGCTGGCCGCCGAAAAATGGATCTGCCCGGTGCCGCTGCCGTCCCACACCTGCATCTCGCCGTAAGGGCTGGCGCGGCGCTCGACAATGCCGTCCCACACGCCAAGGCGTTCGAGGATGCGCTGGCTGGCCGCCGACAACGCGCTCACGCGGGGTTCAAAGGCTGCGTCACGGTCGAAGGGTTTGACACTCAGCGGGCTGCCGTCCAGCAGCAGCACTTGCAGGCCACTGCCCTGCAACGCCAGCGCCAGGGCGCTTCCGACCATTCCGGCCCCGACAATCAGCACATCTGCGCGCATGTCCATGGTTTAAGCCTGTCTCGCTGGCGGCTTGCGCCGCACGTAAAGGGTTTTATCGACGCGCGCCACCAGGGTGCCGGCGCCGTCATGAATCTGCACCTTGAGGTGGGGCAAGTACTTCTCGCCCCCTTCGGTCTGCCGGCGGATCTCGTCGAGCAAGGCGTCGTCGATGGAAAACTCGGCAAACACCGGGCCTTTGCCCGGCGAGATGAAGTCGATGCTGGCGGCCTTGTCCCAGACGATGTAGTCGCGGCCCAGGTTCTCCATGAGCATCAACATGTAGAACGGATCGACCATCGAATACAGGCTGCCGCCGAACTGCGTGCCGACGTAGTTACGGTTGTACCAGCCCAGGCCCATGCGCACTTTGACGTGACGAAAATCGGCGCTCATCTGCTGCACGCTGACGCCCGCGCCCAGGTACGGCGGGTACAGGGTCATGATCCAACGCAACAGCCGCGCCTTGCCCAGGCGCTCGATCAACCACTTACGCATCGGGACGCGTGCCCAGGCCCATGGCCTGACGGGCGAACCAGCGTTTGGCCGGCGGCAACAGGTCGAGGCCGAGCAGGCCCATGTTGCGGCCCAGGGCGACCAGCGGTTGGGCGCTGCCAAACAGGCGCGTGACCTGGTCGGAGAAACCCACGGTCAATTTCTGATCCAGGCGCTGGCGTTCGCGGTAGCCCTGCAAGGTCGCCAGGTCACCCGGCACTTGCGGCCCGGCCAGCAAGGCTTCGGCCAGGGCCACGGCATCGCGCAGCGACAGGTTGAAGCCCTGCCCGGCAATCGGGTGCAGGCTGTGGGCGGCATTGCCGAGGATCGCCAGGTGGGAACGCACTTGTTCTTCGGCTTCCACCAGGGTCAACGGATACAGGTGACGCGCGCCGACTTGCTTCAGCGTGCCCAGGCGGTAGCCAAACACGCCCTGCAATTCGCTGAGGAAGCTGCGTTCATCGAGGTTGGCCAGACGCTGGGCGTCCATGCCGATGCGCGTCCATACCAGTGCGCAACGGTTGTCCGGCAGCGGCAGCAGGGCCATCGGGCCGTCATCGGTGAAGCGCTCGAAGGCTTCGCCGTTGTGGGCTTCGCTGGGGGTGATGTTGGCGATCAGCGCGCTCTGGTTGTACGGGCGGGTCTTCACGCCGATGCCCAGTTGCTCGCGCAGGCCGGAGCGGCCACCGTCGGCGAGCACGGCGAGGTCGCATTCCAGCACGGTTTCATCGTTGAGGGTCAGGCGATAGCCGTCGGGTAGCGGCTCCATGCGCGTGACTTCGGCCGGGCAGCGCCAGCTGACCACGTCTTTGTCCAGGCCTTGCCACAGGCATTGGCCGAGCCAGGCGTTCTCGACGACATAGCCGAGCGCCGGCACGCCCTCTTCCATGGCGGACAGGCGCGCCGTGGAGAAACGCCCACGGTCCGACACATGGATCTGCTTGATCGGCTCGGCGCGGCGGGCAATGTCCTGCCACAAACCCAGGCGCTGATAGATCTGCTTGGCGCCGTAGGACAACGCCGACGAACGCGCATCGTAGCTCGGCTGGTAGCTGTCGCCCGGGGCGAACGGCTCGATCATCAGGATCTTCCAGCCACGGGCCTTCGCCCCGGCCTGCAAGGCCAGCGCGAGGCTGGCGCCGACCAGGCCGCCGCCGATGATCGCCAGGTTGACCCGGCTCATCGGGCAGCCGCCATCAGCGCTTCAATGTCGGCGACGGTCTTGGGCACGCCGCCGGTCAGGATTTCACAGCCTTGCTTGGTCACTACCACGTCGTCCTCGATGCGTACGCCAATGCCACGCCATTTCTTTGCCACAGTCTGGTTGTCCGGCGCGATGTAGATCCCCGGCTCCACGGTCAAGGCCATGCCGACTTCCAGCACACGCCATTCACCGCCCACTTTGTACTCGCCCACATCATGCACATCCATGCCCAGCCAATGACCGGCGCGGTGCATATAGAAGGCTTTATAGGCTTCGCTGGCGATCAGCTCGCCGACGTCGCCCTGCAACAAGCCCAGCTTGACCAGCCCGGCGGTAATGACCTGCACGGTGGCCTCGTGGGCCTGGTTCCAATGTTTATTGGGAGCGATCTCGGCAAAGGCGGCTTCCTGGGAGGCCAGCACAATCTCGTAGATCGCCTTTTGCTCCGGCGAAAACCTGCCGTTGACCGGCCAGGTGCGGGTGATGTCGCTGGCATAGCAGTCGATCTCGCAACCGGCGTCGATCAGCACCAGGTCGCCGTCCTTGAGCAGCGCGTCATTCTGCTGGTAATGCAGGATGCAGCTGTTGCGTCCAGCAGCGACGATAGAACCATAGGCCGGCATCTTCGCGCCGCCCTTGCGGAATTCGTAGTCCAGCTCGGCTTCCAGGCTGTACTCGTGCAACCCCGCGCGGCTGGCCTGCATCGCCCGCACATGGGCGGCGCAGGAGATGCGCGCGGCTTCGCGCATCACCTTCACTTCTGCCGCCGATTTATACAGGCGCATGTCGTGGAGCAGATGATCCAGGGCAACAAATTCGTTCGGTGGCTGGGCGCCGAGGTGCGCTTTAGAGCGGATCACGTTGATCCACTCCATCAGGTGCCGGTCGAATTCGGCATTGCTGCCCATGGCCGAATACACCCGGTCGCGGCCTTCGATCAGGCCGGGCAGGATGTCGTCGATATCGGTGATGGGGAACGCGTCGTCGGCGCCAAAGTCACGGATCGCGCCTTCGGTGCCGGCGCGCAGGCCGTCCCACAGTTCGCGCTCGGCGTTGCGTTCGCGGCAGAACAGCACGTACTCGCCATGCAGGCGACCGGGCATCAGCACGATCACCGCTTCCGGCTCGGGGAAACCGCTCAGGTACTGGAAGTCGCTGTCCTGGCGGTAGACGTGCTCGACATCACGGTTGCGGATGGCCACGGCGGCGGCCGGCAGGATCGCGATGCTGTTGGGTTCCATCTGCGCCATGAGCGCCTTGCGGCGCCGGGTGTATTCCGCTCGGGGGATATGAATCATGGGCAGATGGGCGTCCTTTCTTAGTGCAGCGACGGCTTGGGTGCGGCGGGCTCAGCGGACTTCTTGGTCTCGGTGAACAGCAGCAGCGGTGCGACGCGCAGGTATTCCATGACTTCCATGTAGTCGCCTTCGCCGTCTTCGGACTCTTCCAGGGCGTCTTGCACCTGGGAGATCGCTGCCAAATCCTGCAACACTTCCTTGGCGTCGGTGCTCAGTTCCAGGCCGCCGGCGTTGACGCCGAAACCGTGGAGGAAGCCCTGGCACCATTGGCCCAGCGCGGCGGCGCGTTCGGTCAGTGGCGCGTCGTCGGTCGGCAGCAGCAGGACCACGGTGACGTCGTCACCGGTCAGCTCGCCCTTGACCATTTCCTGCAGGCCGATCAGCGCGTTTCGCACGTTCTCGGTCGGCTCGGTTTCCAGCAGCTCGGCCACATCGGCCAGCCAGTTGTCGGCATCAAAGCCTACGCCGGTGCAGCTGCGGCCCAGCAACACGCCGTGCAATTCGGCCGGCGAGCAAGGGTGGCCGCTGGTGCTCAGCAGTTTGGAGAAAGCGTCGTACGGGGAGTTCTGAATGGGCATGGTGAGCTAGGCGCCAGACGGCGCAATGTCTAGAATGGAGCGCTGTATCCTAGCACCGGCAGACGTACCAAGACTATCAAGGGCGTCAGATCGTTTATCCTGCAGTTGCCATTCATCAGACAAATCCAGTGGAACCCAATGGAAGACACCGACCTGCAAGCGCTGATGGCCAGACTCGAATTGCTAATTGATCGGGTCGAGCAACTTAAGAGTCAAAATGGACTCCTACTAGCTCAGGAAAAAACCTGGCGCGAGGAACGCGCTCACCTCATTGAAAAAAACGAAATCGCCCGGCGTAAGGTCGAATCGATGATTTCGCGCCTGAAGGCCCTGGAGCAAGACTCATGAGTTCAAGCAATAGCGTCACCGTGCAGATCCTGGATAAAGAGTATTCGATCATCTGCCCCCAGGAAGAGCGCAACAACCTGGTGAGCGCCGCCCGTTACCTGGATGGCAAGATGCGTGAAATCCGCAGCAGCGGCAAAGTCATCGGCGCCGACCGTATCGCCGTGATGGCCGCGCTGAACATCACTCACGATCTGCTGCACAAGCAGGAACGCCCTGACGTACAGGCCAGCGGCTCGACGCGCGAGCAGGTGCGCGACCTGCTGGAACGTGTGGATCTGGTGCTTTCCAGCGATTCAGACGCACCCAAGGGCTGATTGCCGCCGACGTTTAAGGTATACTCGCCCCACTCCCTGGCGTGTTTGCCAGTCGGCGATGTCCCTGAGCCGATTCGCACTACCCTGGAAGTTGCACGTTGGGCTGGTGTGCATGTCCGCTAGACGGAAAGCCTTAAAGCCTACTGCTTCTTCCACCTTGAACTTTCGGGTTCAAGGGCTAAGTCGACAGCGGCTCTGTCGGGGAGCCTGAATTCCCAAACTCAATGCCAGTCTTCGGACTGGCATTGTTTTATGAGCCGAAACCATGACCGAACCTGCGCCGCTTTCCCGTCCGCAACTTCGACGCATGTTGCGCAAAGCCCGCCGCGAACTCTCGCCGAGCGAGCAGCGCAAGGCCGCCCTCGGCCTGTATCGGCAACTGGCACAGCAGCCGCTGTTTCGCCGGGCCAAACATATTTCCTTGTATCTACCGACGGACGGTGAAATCGATCCGCGCCTGCTGCTGCGCGCCGCCCAGCGCCGGGGCAAGGCCACTTACCTGCCGGTGCTCAGCGCGTGGCCACGGACCAAGATGGTGTTCCAGCGCGTGCGGCCGGGGGAAAAGTTGCGGCCCAACCGCTTCCGCATCCTCGAGCCACGGGTGAACATCGGCCAGCAGCGCAAGGTCTGGGCGCTGGACCTGGTGTTATTGCCGTTGGTCGGTTTCGATGACGTGGGTGGACGCCTGGGCATGGGCGGCGGTTTCTACGACCGCAGCCTCGCTTACCTGGCGCGCCGCAAAAGCTGGCGCAAGCCGACGCTGCTGGGCCTGGCCCATGAATGTCAGAAGGTCGAGAAGTTGACGCAGGCGAGCTGGGATGTGCCGTTGGCTGGCACCGTCACGGATAAGCAGTGGTATATCGCGCAGACGCCGCAGTAAACAGCGGCGTCTGGAAGAAGGGTCAGCGCTTGAACGGTTGCGGTTGTTGCTGAGTCAGTTCAATGGGTGCATCGGTCTTGTTCGACCAGAGGCTTTGGGCATACCCGGTGGTCACGACGCCCAGACCAAACAAAATAACCAAAATCCATAGTAAATCCGGCTTACGTTGC
Proteins encoded in this window:
- a CDS encoding DegT/DnrJ/EryC1/StrS aminotransferase family protein, which encodes MSQQPFLPFSKPTIDEATISAVGDVLRSGWITSGPKVQAFEAQLSEYFGGRPVRTFNSGTCTMEIALRIAGIGPGDEVITTPISWVATANVILEVGATPVFADIDPVTRNIDLAQVEAAITPRTKAIIPVYLAGLPLDMPMLYALANKYNLRIVEDAAQALGSSWDGERIGATGDFVSFSFQANKNITSSEGGCLVLNNAEEARLAEKYRLQGVTRTGFDGLDVDVLGGKFNMTDIAAAIGLGQFAHIEKITAHRQNLARHYFDCFGSDFEEQYGAQLPPADFENSNWHLFQLVLPERQDGLPARATFMEQMQAHGVGIGYHYPPIHLLSLYRAQGFKEGMFPVAEKVGRLIVSLPMFTAMTEADVERSVAAVKAVLKAN
- a CDS encoding DUF2388 domain-containing protein yields the protein MRLKYAVATLAVLSLPVGSAMADSFWRNVISSGATTGSTYLTFKDHKLVVAAQDDAGSFVASDGGIRGPYLEAAMQKVRADNPGLQATDMELANAILAKNAVTE
- a CDS encoding iron ABC transporter permease — encoded protein: MAHPAQRRWYLPVFTVAALVLLPLSVLLLSWQSIDAQIWSHLWETQMPRLLGNTLTLVLGVGVGVTLLGVSLAWLTSLCEFPGRRWLDWALMLPFAIPAYVLAFVFVGLLDFAGPVQTLLREWFGSGLRLPRVRSTSGVIIVLVLVFYPYVYLLARTAFLAQGKGLMEAARVLGQSPWQAFWRVALPMARPAIGAGVALALMETLADFGAVSVFNFDTFTTAIYKTWYGFFSLSSAAQLASLLLLVVMLVLYGERRARGASRPSNERPRGKALYHLRGFKAAAASSWCGLVFACAFVIPMLQLVAWFWQRGRFDVDERYSGLIVHTLYLGGIAALITVSVALVLAFANRLAPTRAIRSGISLANVGYALPGSVLAVSIMLAFSYLDRELVVPLSGSLGGAGKPLLLGSLSALVLAYLVRFLAVAYGPLENSLARIRPSLPEAARSLGVSGPRLFCKVYLPLLLPGTLSAALLVFVDVLKEMPATLLMRPFGWDTLAVRIFEMTSEGEWARASLPALTLVLVGLLPVIGLIRRSARQIA
- a CDS encoding outer membrane protein, translating into MQKLVYAILLATFTTSHAQAESWYGSAKLNSARQNLSSALLTSPRVTERVQAPDSTKSLVASFAMGYAFTDGWRMEGEYTMPNSSAFKSYWAPFNANVNNLQVNSQRLMLNGYKDIPINHWLSFYGMAGMGVARIEAKGYQTIDTRRFANNRQHNFAYSVGMGLEAKANEQLTLGAGYRYVAMGDVETGYNTFANRINARDEQLKGKLKEQNVFLEARLSF
- the gcvH gene encoding glycine cleavage system protein GcvH gives rise to the protein MSDIPADLRFAESHEWARLEADGTVTVGISDHAQEALGDVVFVELTEVGNVFAAADQAGVVESVKAASDIYSPVAGEVIAVNEALSGEPELLNSDPYGAWIFKLKPSNPADLEKLLDAAGYKAAIGE
- the gcvT gene encoding glycine cleavage system aminomethyltransferase GcvT; its protein translation is MGQRTPLYDLHLALGAKMVDFGGWDMPLHYGSQVEEHHQVRRDCGVFDVSHMTVIDVSGPQAKDWLQHLLANDVERLHGCGRALYSAMLNDKGGVVDDMIVYRTDAGYRLVVNAATRDQDMAWMQAQLGGFHVQLNERSELAMLAIQGPHARQKIAELVTQSRGALIHQLKPFEGLADGDWFIARTGYTGEDGLEIVLPADQAPGFFNDLVGAGISPIGLGARDTLRLEAGMNLYGQDIHQDVSPLAANMAWSIAWEPAGRNFIGRAALEAELAAGVQFKLVGLVLEERGVLRAHQVVRIANVGEGEITSGSFSPTLSKSIALARVPTATADRAEVEIRGKWYPVRVVKPTFVRHGKTLI